TATTAGATGCTGTCAGTGACTCCATCGAAGCATTCAAGGTGACCAGCAGAGAACTGGTATACGTAGTAGCATCGTAGCATAACATTAGTAATTGCATAGCATTAATAGATAAATTTATTGTAATTATGTACAAGGGTTGATAGTGTTTGCTTTACTTTTTTCCTGGAGCCAACTTGAAAGGTAATTCTTGTGCTCCCTCGGCCTCAAGTTTTTTGATGTATCTTTCTCTAGTGATATCGTTATACCTTTTCTCCtggaagtacttgaaccAACTAGCCACACAGTTGTTCTGAAACTCGGTTCTCAAAGTCCCACAGTTGTTTTCAACTGcatctttttgtttggcATCCAACGAGTTGTCGATTCCGTGCGCGGTTAAGCATTCAAAAAACCTGTCACGGCTGTCCCAACATGTTTGTCTTTTGTTTTTATCTGGAGGGGCTTGTACCTCACTGCTAAACCAACCCATAATAAAGAAGGTATTGACTAGTGAAAAATCGAAATCGCGAACTCGATCAAGGATGAGGTTCCTGTGGAGCAGAGTAAACCGTTGTTTTAGCTGATGTTAGGCTTGAAGGATCCTGATGATGATTCGATCATTAATCTGAACAAGTACAACCTGTTTGTCTAAGAATGAAGCTTGAA
The sequence above is drawn from the Yamadazyma tenuis chromosome 3, complete sequence genome and encodes:
- a CDS encoding uncharacterized protein (COG:S; BUSCO:EOG09265GYD; EggNog:ENOG503P6QT): MGWFSSEVQAPPDKNKRQTCWDSRDRFFECLTAHGIDNSLDAKQKDAVENNCGTLRTEFQNNCVASWFKYFQEKRYNDITRERYIKKLEAEGAQELPFKLAPGKK